The Candidatus Moraniibacteriota bacterium DNA segment GTGGTAGCTTCTTAGCTTGTAGAGAAAAAGAGATTCTTTTTCAGAAAAGCTACAGACTAAGAAGCTACTAGCTACGGTGCTAATAAGCTATAAAAAATATGGGCAATAAAGTAAATCCAACTGGCATTCGTCTCGGTATTACCACGCAGTGGCAATCCCTTTGGTTTGGTACGAAAAAGACATACAGTGAACAGCTCCGCAAAGACGTAGAAATACGCTCACTCATTATGAGTAAGTGGAAAGCGGCAGCCATCGCTTCTGTCCGTATCGACCGTTCTATGAATGTGGTAAAGCTCATGGTAGAGACGGCTCGTCCAGGTGTTCTCATCGGACGAGGAGGAACAGGTATCGAAGATCTCGCACGTGTCATCAAAAAGAAATTCTTTGCTGGAAAGAAAGTGGATTTGAAAGTAGATGTGCAAGAAGTAAAAAATCCTGAAACCAGTGCGATACTTGTTGGACAGCAAGTTGCGGAACAATTGGAAAAACGTATGCCGTTCCGTCGTATTTTGAAAACAATGTTGGATCAAGTAGAAGCCAACAAGACGGTGCAGGGAGTAAAAATAGAACTTTGTGGTCGTCTCGGTGGTGCAGAAATGGCTCGTCGCGAATGGTTGTCTCGTGGAAAAATTCCTCTTCATACACTGCGTGCTGACATTGACTTTGCTCGTACAGAAGCGCACACTACGTATGGTGTTATCGGAATCAAGACCTGGATTTATAAAGGTGAAAAGTTCGAAGAAGTAGCGGTTGAAAAAGAATAATAGAAGTATCCTATGTTAATGCCAAAAAAAGTTAAACATCGCAAAATCCACCGCGGAGGTTGGTCTGGGAGTCCAGCAACGAGCGGGGATAAAGTAAGTTTTGGAACCTATGGTTTGAAAGCTGTCGAGGAAGGTCTCGTATCTGCTCGTCAGATCGAAGCTGCCAGACGTGCGATGACACACTCTATCCAGCGTGGTGGAAAAATATGGATTCGCATATTTCCTGATAAACCGATGACCAAGAAAGGTGAACAAACCCCAATGGGTAAAGGAAAAGGAAGTGTTGATCATTTTGTTGCCAAAATACGATCCGGAAAAGTTCTTTTCGAACTCGACGGTATCACGAAGTCAGCAGCAGAAGAAGCAATGCGACTCGCATCACATAAATTGGCTATCAAAACAAAGTTTGTTACACGTCAGTAAAGAAGATTTATAAAAGTTATAAAGTTGATAGAAGTATGAAAGCAAAAGAATGGAGAGAAAAATCAGCAGGTGAATGCGAGAAGGCAATTCTCGAATTATCTGATAAGGCTCGCAAGCTTCGTTTTGATTTGGCTACTCGTGAGACAAAAATTCATAGCGAATACAGAAAAGCCAAGAAAGATATCGCCCGTCTGAAAACGCTCAAACAAGAATCCGTGCTTTCAATTAATGTAGACTAAGTATATGGAAAAAGGAACACCTACAATTACAAAGACACAGCACGCTCCTACAAGAACGGGTATTGTCGTCAGTAACAAGATGGACAAAACGATCGTGGTTGCTGTCGATACATTGAAGACCCATCCGAAGTATCTGAAACAGTACCGATCGACAAAACGTTACAAGGTCCATGTTGAAGAGAATAAGTATACGATCGGAGAAAAAGTGACTTTTCAGGAATGTCGACCGATCAGTCGTGATACCTTTCATAAAATCATCGCTCTGTAATCAAGAAATAGTATTTGTATGATCCAAGCAGAATCAAAATTGATAGTCGCCGACAACAGTGGCGCAAAAATGATCAAGTGCTTCAAGGTACTTGGTGGAACCAGACGGCGCTATGCAGGTCTCGGTGATATCATTGTGGCTTCTGTCAAATCAGCTGAACCACGGGGTATGGTGAAAAAAGGAGAAATCGTCAAGGCCGTGATTGTTCGTCAAGTGAGATCATATCGTCGCAAGGACAACTCTTATATCCGATTTGATGAAAACGCAGCTGTGATTCTCGATGCAAACAAGATTGATCCGAAAGGAACACGTATCTTTGGTCCGATTGCTCGCGAACTCCGTGAAAAAGGATTTTCAAAGATTGTTTCTCTCGCTCCAGAAGTTTTATAAAGTACACATATGAAGATTAAGAAAGGTGATCAAGTAGAAATAACAGCAGGGAAAGATTCCGGAAAACGCGGAGAAGTGTTGTTCGTATTTCCTAAGATTGATAAAATCGTCGTCAAAGGTGCAAATATCATGAAACGTCATATCAAAGCGACTCGTGACGGAGAAAAAGGTCAACGTATTGAGAAAGAAGCCCCACTCCATGTCTCCAATGTGATGCTCGTATGTCCTCATTCAGGAAAATTGACTCGTATTGGATACAAGATCGAGGGTGGAGAAAAAGTCCGCATCAGCAAGAAGTCAGGCAAGACTATTTAATTTACAAAGTGTGTAGAGGAGATCTCGTATGAAAATGTTACACAAGAAACAATTGTATACCGAAAAAGTGGTTCCTGCTTTGCAGAAGGAACTTGGTATTGAAAACGTGATGGCCGTTCCTCGTCTGGGGAAAATCGTCGTGAACATCGGTACTGGTAAGATCTTGAAAGACTCCAAGCGAGTCGAAGATGCTATAGCATCTCTCGAAGCGATCACTGGACAGAAAGTCATCGCAACCAAAGCACGCAAAGCTATCGCCGGATTCAAAACTCGTGAAGGTTTGGAGGTCGGGGCTCGTGTGACGCTCCACGGGAAACGTATGTGGAACTTTTTGGACCGACTCGTGAATATCGCCCTCCCTCGTGTACGTGATTTCCAGGGTATTCCCAAGAGCTCGATTGATCAGAGCGGAAACTGTAACATTGGTATCAAAGAGCATCTCGTTTTTCCAGAAATTGTCGCAGAGAAAGTACAGAACATCTTTAGTTTCCAAGTCAACATTGTTACAACGGCGAAGAATAGGAAAGAAGGGGAAGCATTGTTTCGCCTTCTCGGACTGCCGATGGAACAGGTTGAAGTAAAAAAGGAAAAGTAATATATCGATATTTATATGGCAAAGACATCTACACAAGCTAGAGCACTCAAAACCCCGAAGTTTTCCACGCGTATCGTGAATCGTTGTTGGAAATGTGGTCGTAAACGCGGGTATCTCCGTACATATGATGTATGTCGTATCTGTTTCCGTGAGCTCGCCAATAGTGGCCAGATCCCTGGAGTAAAAAAATCATCTTGGTAAATTTAAGTTAGACACTATGTTAGACCCAATCGCAGACATGTTAACCAGAATTCGAAACGCACAGGCTGCTGGCCACGCGTCAGTTTCTATGCCGATTTCGAAAATGAAATTCGTTCTTGCTTCTATTCTCGAACACGAAGGATTTATCGGTCGTTTCGAAAA contains these protein-coding regions:
- the rplX gene encoding 50S ribosomal protein L24 → MKIKKGDQVEITAGKDSGKRGEVLFVFPKIDKIVVKGANIMKRHIKATRDGEKGQRIEKEAPLHVSNVMLVCPHSGKLTRIGYKIEGGEKVRISKKSGKTI
- the rpmC gene encoding 50S ribosomal protein L29, with amino-acid sequence MKAKEWREKSAGECEKAILELSDKARKLRFDLATRETKIHSEYRKAKKDIARLKTLKQESVLSINVD
- the rpsC gene encoding 30S ribosomal protein S3, with the translated sequence MGNKVNPTGIRLGITTQWQSLWFGTKKTYSEQLRKDVEIRSLIMSKWKAAAIASVRIDRSMNVVKLMVETARPGVLIGRGGTGIEDLARVIKKKFFAGKKVDLKVDVQEVKNPETSAILVGQQVAEQLEKRMPFRRILKTMLDQVEANKTVQGVKIELCGRLGGAEMARREWLSRGKIPLHTLRADIDFARTEAHTTYGVIGIKTWIYKGEKFEEVAVEKE
- the rplN gene encoding 50S ribosomal protein L14, translated to MIQAESKLIVADNSGAKMIKCFKVLGGTRRRYAGLGDIIVASVKSAEPRGMVKKGEIVKAVIVRQVRSYRRKDNSYIRFDENAAVILDANKIDPKGTRIFGPIARELREKGFSKIVSLAPEVL
- a CDS encoding type Z 30S ribosomal protein S14, with amino-acid sequence MAKTSTQARALKTPKFSTRIVNRCWKCGRKRGYLRTYDVCRICFRELANSGQIPGVKKSSW
- the rplP gene encoding 50S ribosomal protein L16 — its product is MLMPKKVKHRKIHRGGWSGSPATSGDKVSFGTYGLKAVEEGLVSARQIEAARRAMTHSIQRGGKIWIRIFPDKPMTKKGEQTPMGKGKGSVDHFVAKIRSGKVLFELDGITKSAAEEAMRLASHKLAIKTKFVTRQ
- the rpsQ gene encoding 30S ribosomal protein S17, with translation MEKGTPTITKTQHAPTRTGIVVSNKMDKTIVVAVDTLKTHPKYLKQYRSTKRYKVHVEENKYTIGEKVTFQECRPISRDTFHKIIAL
- the rplE gene encoding 50S ribosomal protein L5; the encoded protein is MLHKKQLYTEKVVPALQKELGIENVMAVPRLGKIVVNIGTGKILKDSKRVEDAIASLEAITGQKVIATKARKAIAGFKTREGLEVGARVTLHGKRMWNFLDRLVNIALPRVRDFQGIPKSSIDQSGNCNIGIKEHLVFPEIVAEKVQNIFSFQVNIVTTAKNRKEGEALFRLLGLPMEQVEVKKEK